The DNA segment GAACGTTTCACCTTCATCAAGAGCCGTTCTTCTTGTTCATCATAAATCCACAAAAAATCTCCCTTTATCATTACTCTATTCCCCGTTTCAGACATTTGTCCCAAGCTTATGATATTATTGCATAAACTTGGGATATAGTAAACATCAACTAATGATTTTTCCTCTCCGTTCTTGCACAACATCGTGACAGTCCCTTTGCCCTCAATCTTTACAGTGGAGCCATCTCCGAAATGCACCTGCCCTGTAACACTTTCATCCAGCTCAGTGAATTTCCCTTTAAAACCTGTCATATGGTTACTCGCACCATTGTCGAGATACCACAAGTTTGAATCCCCTGTCTTTGTTTCATTTCTGGAAAGCATAGATTTCATAAATGTACTCTTGTCTGTGAACAACACCTTTTGCTCTTCTTTCACACTTTTAGCCAACAACAGGGCTGGCTCGTCGTCTTCTATTTCAGTGTTCGCCTCCTGTCTAAAATCTTTATTCTTCTTTGGCTTTCGACAATCCACAGCAATGTGGCCATATATACCACAATTGTAACATTTTACACTCGACTTATCTCGCCCTCCTCGACTTCTAACACCAGATGAACCTTCTTTATTTCTTCTGAGCCATTCTTCTCGTGTCAAAAGTAATTTTCCCTCATTTTTCTCACGTTTGGCCCATTCTGCTTCTGTTAATAATAGATTGCTTTCCTTCGTTTCTGTCTTTCCCTTCACACGTTCTTCGTACGCCTTCAAAGATCCCACAACTTCCTCCATGGTCATGGTTTCAAGATCGCCAAACTGCTCCAAAGTGGATGTAATGTGCAAAAATTTTGCAGGTACTGCCCTCAGGAATTTTTTCACCGTATATGCTTCGCTCAATTCTTCTCCAAGGGCTCTTATGTTTGTCACGATTCTATTTATTTTCATATGGAAATCATCGATCGTTTCATCGTCTCCCATGCTTAATGCCTCAAACTCTGACTTCAGTGTTTGTATCCTGGCCTTCTTCACCTTTTCGGCTCCTTGGCAAAGAGTTTTGATTGCCTCCCATGCATCTTTCGCTGTCTCCTTTTCTGCGATAGCCAGAAGAATTTCTTCTGGAATAGCCTGATAGATCATGGCCAGAGCCACCTTATCAGTTTTGTCATCAACTGCAACCTTTGGGTCCTTCTCCTTTGGGTCCTGTGCTTCAATAGCATTCCACACACCTTGTGCCTTCAGATATACCTTCATCTTGAGTGCCCATGCCGTGTAGTTGCTTCTAGCCAACATTGGATAGCTCAAGCCTAACCCCGACTTGCCCTTGTTGCCCTCCATCCTCTTTCACGTCCACCCAGAACTCCCGCTCTGATACCAAGTGTAGACAAATATAAATGAATATATATGTAACCTGTTTGTATGTTTAGCTGGGAAAGCAATATGCCTGTGAAAGCGTTTTTCTATTATTATGCAGAATGAAAGTTACAAGGATAATAAAGCAAACGATCACATGAATCGTGGCTACAGAATAGGATCGATCTAAACAGATACTTAACAAACTCCTACAATCAAGCTAACGACCATAGACCTGTTCAGCCTCTACTAATGCATAACAAATAAAACACAAGATAATAAAAGATATGACAagtttaagattattccaacagcTCCTCTGAGAAAAGAAAGGCTGAAACCTAGTGAAAGAAAATCAAGTTGTAGCTTGAATTTGTAATCTTGTATATGAAATAAAAGAGTGTGTTGGTGTGTACttattatatattatgtttaaGTTAAAATCATATAATTGAGTCCATCTACGTTTCCAACACTTTTATTCTTGATTTGGAGGCTTTAATGCAAAGAACTGGTGGTTTAAATCAACAAGGCATATGACAGGAAAAATAGAGAAGCCATCAAAGTAGAAAGGCAAAAGCTGTGTGTTATGGAGTGTAGATACTACTCTATTAAAAAATACATTGAAAATTTGAACATTAATCCAGTTTGATATATATATGAAATCAATTAATCAAGGACCTGGCATTAAAAACATATATAGTGCACTGCTGAACGAGGATAATGAAACAACATTGCATCATGTTAGACGCTGTAAGTCAGAACAAACAACTTAAAGATAGTTCATATATTCACATACTAGTAACAACAATGAAACTACATTCAATATGTTAATTAAATTGCCGATTGGATAGCTTCACATGTTCGAATGTTTTGATAAAAACAATGCTCGGTGATACAAGAAAGTACTACAATCAGTCTTCCAGAAATCGCTAGGCGTGACAGGACGGTGAGGGTACATTCGAGAGATAAATCGGCAAGTTGGAcggaagaatataaatattatttttaatttttgtaattatataatgatcaatatgtcaaatatttgtttgaaaaaataaattagaatgatattaaacaatatctacacatttgacatggttatgtactaattattgagtttacaatgttaactatattttaattcacacttttaaattaattataatatgttaattttatattttaagtgagaaaGTAAATATATTGATTACTTGTTACTTtttaccaatactttatattagaaattgacatgatattatgtaaaattatgaaattaatgaattaaattataaaaaggtaaaaaaatatttttttaattattttccgccTTGACCGTCTAGGACCGATATTTGACCGCCTAACCCACCTAATcccgattttgacccgattttttgAAAAACGCCTAAATCACTGCTTAGGTCCGAGTCGAGACGTTTTACCACCGCCTAGCGCCCGCCGataccgatttttagaacactgtaTACATGGCAACTGAAAATGAAAATCTAATAACCAACATTGTCCTTTTTTTGTATGCTAGTATCTGCAATCACCACTTCACTTTAGTTGTTCAAACCCTTTGAGTGAAACAAGGCTCTCACTGTACTTGTCAACTTCATAAAGATATCTACAGCGAGGTGGAAGAATCTTCTTCGCAAGTTCTTTTGTATAGTAATAATAGTTACTGCCAGGACCAAAATGATTATGTTTGACAATAACAAACTGTCCATCACCCAAATATAGAGTTACACAATCATTCTCCGAACAATTATCAATATTGAACTGTTTAGTCCAAGATGCATTACCACAATCAACATCAAATGTCCATAGACTGTAAAATGGTTTACAATCATCAACGGAATTCGTCATATATCAAGGCAAGAGAACCTTCAAAATTCCAAATATTCGACAATCTTGGTTTAGCTAGTTAGGTCATATATGGGAGATTTCCCGAGTATGTGATAGGGATACACCCGTATGATGAACCGACTCTTtcaacttttgcaacaacccTCAGCCCCTAGAGTCGGGAACTTTAAACATTTTCAATCCGTCAAAGTGTAGTGTTTTTTTTGTAACATTGGTGCACCTGACTCTAACAAGTAAATCCATGTGATAGCATGTGCATTTAAATAGGAACGAAGAACTCCGTCCTGTATTTTTAAATCTAGATCACAAGATTGTACAACGAAAAGATTTGTAAATAACAGCAGTTAATTTAGAGCACTATTGAGCACGGCATAGATACAGATTGCACAATCTACAATATTTACTCTAGTGCGTGCCAAAGACTTGAAGCAAAAACGGTACATATATACTTCGATCACATATGTTGCAAATCTGCCATGAGCaattgaaaaagaagaagaatgTACCGGAATGATGACAAAGAACAGGCGTGCTGTAGAACTATATACACAGTTTTTATGTCTTCTCATACTAAATTTAACTCTTACAGATCAAGTGTCTTTCAACCAGAGATACAACCTGCCAAAAAAGTAGGGCAACCATTTCAAATTCACTACAGACCAGCTATTACTTTTAGAATTCCAAGGAAACACAATACAAGCTAAGCTGAAAATCTCGATACATA comes from the Apium graveolens cultivar Ventura unplaced genomic scaffold, ASM990537v1 ctg6215, whole genome shotgun sequence genome and includes:
- the LOC141703096 gene encoding uncharacterized protein LOC141703096, with the translated sequence MEGNKGKSGLGLSYPMLARSNYTAWALKMKVYLKAQGVWNAIEAQDPKEKDPKVAVDDKTDKVALAMIYQAIPEEILLAIAEKETAKDAWEAIKTLCQGAEKVKKARIQTLKSEFEALSMGDDETIDDFHMKINRIVTNIRALGEELSEAYTVKKFLRAVPAKFLHITSTLEQFGDLETMTMEEVVGSLKAYEERVKGKTETKESNLLLTEAEWAKREKNEGKLLLTREEWLRRNKEGSSGVRSRGGRDKSSVKCYNCGIYGHIAVDCRKPKKNKDFRQEANTEIEDDEPALLLAKSVKEEQKVLFTDKSTFMKSMLSRNETKTGDSNLWYLDNGASNHMTGFKGKFTELDESVTGQVHFGDGSTVKIEGKGTVTMLCKNGEEKSLVDVYYIPSLCNNIISLGQMSETGNRVMIKGDFLWIYDEQEERLLMK